The Meles meles chromosome 6, mMelMel3.1 paternal haplotype, whole genome shotgun sequence genome has a window encoding:
- the FAM174B gene encoding membrane protein FAM174B produces MRAAPPPAPLLPLLLLLLALLAAPAARARRAESAPAPPREPEHRPRPSPGPGPGNATRTGSGAPAGGGGGSNSSGDALVTRISSLLRDLPTLKAAVIVACAFSALLIACLLLRVFRSGKRLKKTRKYDIITTPAERVEMAPLNEEDDEDEDSTVFDIKYR; encoded by the exons ATGCGcgccgcgccgccgcccgcgccgctcctgccgctgctgctgctgctgctcgcgctCCTGGCCgcgcccgccgcccgcgcccgcAGAGCCGAGTCCGCCCCGGCGCCGCCGCGGGAGCCCGAGCACCGACCGCGGCCGtcgcccggccccgggcccgggaaCGCCACCCGGACAGGGTCCGGGGCaccggcgggcggcggcggcggctccaaCAGCAGCGGCGACGCCCTGGTGACCCGCATCTCCAGCCTGCTCCGCGACCTGCCCACCCTGAAGGCGGCCGTGATAGTGGCGTGCGCCTTCTCCGCGCTGCTCATCGCCTGCCTGCTGCTGCGCGTCTTCAG GTCGGGAAAGAGGTTGAAGAAGACCCGCAAGTATGACATCATCACTACTCCCGCCGAGCGCGTGGAGATGGCCCCACTGAATGAGGAGGACGACGAGGACGAGGACTCCACAGTGTTCGACATCAAATACAG gTAA